In sulfur-oxidizing endosymbiont of Gigantopelta aegis, a single window of DNA contains:
- the metF gene encoding methylenetetrahydrofolate reductase [NAD(P)H] has product MTTTKQTSQPISFEFFPTKTAEGAEKLALVRDKLSVLDPLYYSVTYGAGGSTQEGTLNTIKSIMDAGYSAAPHLSCIGSTHEGIKSILDIFMARGVKRIVALRGDLPSGHRDVGEFRYANELVEFIRSETNDHFHIEVAAYPEVHPQARDANTDLKHFIAKMNAGANSAITQYFFNIDAYLYFVDSCQKAGMDKPIVPGIMPISNYSRLAGFSDMCGAEIPRWLAKRLQGYGDDIDSIKALGLEVISKLCEQLLAAGAPGLHFYTLNQSKTTLQICENLGLKK; this is encoded by the coding sequence ATGACAACAACTAAACAAACATCTCAGCCAATCAGCTTTGAGTTTTTCCCCACTAAAACCGCTGAAGGCGCAGAAAAACTCGCGCTAGTACGGGATAAATTAAGTGTGCTTGACCCGCTTTATTATTCTGTGACCTATGGTGCAGGGGGTAGTACTCAGGAAGGTACGCTCAATACCATTAAAAGTATTATGGATGCCGGTTATTCCGCTGCACCGCATTTATCTTGCATTGGTTCAACCCATGAAGGCATTAAGTCTATTCTTGATATTTTTATGGCGCGTGGTGTTAAGCGGATCGTTGCCCTGCGTGGCGATTTACCTTCGGGGCATCGTGATGTGGGTGAATTCCGTTATGCGAATGAACTGGTGGAGTTTATTCGGAGCGAAACCAATGATCACTTTCATATTGAGGTTGCAGCCTATCCTGAAGTGCATCCTCAGGCAAGAGATGCTAATACGGATTTAAAGCATTTTATTGCCAAAATGAATGCCGGTGCTAATAGTGCTATCACACAATACTTTTTTAATATTGATGCCTATCTCTATTTCGTCGATAGTTGTCAAAAGGCTGGCATGGATAAGCCAATTGTTCCGGGGATTATGCCCATCTCGAACTATTCACGTTTGGCTGGCTTTTCAGATATGTGTGGCGCAGAGATTCCGCGCTGGTTGGCAAAACGTCTGCAAGGCTATGGTGATGATATCGACTCCATTAAGGCACTAGGTTTAGAAGTGATCTCTAAACTCTGTGAACAATTATTGGCCGCTGGCGCACCCGGCTTACATTTTTATACGCTCAATCAAAGTAAAACGACGCTACAAATTTGTGAGAATCTTGGCCTTAAAAAATAA
- the ahcY gene encoding adenosylhomocysteinase, with product MSTFTDYKVADISLADWGRKEISIAEIEMPGLMALREEYAGQKPLDGCRIMGSIHMTIQTAVLIETLVNLGAEVRWVSCNIFSTQDHAAAAIAASGIPVFAWKGETIEEYWWCTEQALLWPDGKLPNMILDDGGDATLLVHKGVEFEKAGAIPATKADDNEEYQAILDVLRRTIKPSDTVWQDIAGSVKGVTEETTTGVHRLYEMQEKGELLFPAMNVNDSATKSKFDNLYGCRESLIDSIKRATDVMIAGKICIVLGYGDVGKGCAQAFRGMGATVWVTEIDPICALQAGMEGYRVVDMNEVASMGDIFVTTTGNVSVINHDHMAAMKNEAIVCNIGHFDSEIDIASLEQYEWEEIKPQVDHVIFPDGKKIIILAKGRLVNLGCATGHPSFVMSASFTNQVMAQIEFFTNAEAYENKVYILPKILDEKVAHLHLMKIGAKLTLLSKEQADYINVPQEGPYKADHYRY from the coding sequence ATGAGTACATTTACAGATTATAAGGTTGCCGATATCAGTCTTGCTGATTGGGGTCGTAAAGAAATTTCCATCGCTGAAATCGAAATGCCTGGACTAATGGCATTAAGAGAAGAATATGCGGGTCAAAAACCGCTTGATGGTTGTCGTATTATGGGTAGTATCCACATGACCATTCAAACCGCTGTGTTAATTGAAACTCTGGTCAATCTCGGAGCAGAAGTGCGCTGGGTTTCCTGTAATATATTCTCTACTCAGGATCATGCCGCTGCTGCTATTGCTGCTTCTGGAATTCCTGTTTTTGCTTGGAAGGGTGAGACCATTGAGGAATACTGGTGGTGTACAGAGCAAGCCTTATTATGGCCTGACGGTAAATTACCCAATATGATTCTGGATGATGGTGGTGATGCGACGCTATTAGTGCACAAGGGGGTTGAGTTTGAAAAAGCCGGTGCTATCCCAGCAACAAAAGCTGACGATAACGAAGAATATCAGGCTATTCTGGATGTTTTACGTCGTACGATTAAGCCTAGTGACACTGTTTGGCAGGATATCGCTGGTAGTGTAAAAGGTGTAACTGAAGAAACCACCACAGGTGTACACCGTTTATATGAAATGCAGGAAAAAGGTGAATTATTATTCCCCGCAATGAATGTTAATGATTCTGCGACCAAGTCTAAATTTGATAATCTTTATGGTTGTCGTGAATCGCTGATTGATAGTATCAAGCGTGCGACTGACGTGATGATTGCGGGTAAAATCTGTATTGTTCTGGGTTATGGCGATGTGGGCAAGGGCTGTGCTCAGGCCTTTCGTGGTATGGGTGCTACTGTTTGGGTGACAGAAATTGATCCTATTTGTGCTTTGCAGGCAGGAATGGAAGGCTATCGTGTTGTTGATATGAATGAAGTCGCCTCTATGGGTGATATTTTTGTTACCACTACGGGTAATGTCAGCGTCATCAATCATGACCATATGGCAGCAATGAAGAATGAAGCGATTGTTTGTAATATCGGTCACTTTGATTCTGAAATTGATATCGCTTCGCTGGAACAATACGAATGGGAAGAAATTAAGCCTCAGGTTGATCACGTGATTTTCCCTGATGGTAAGAAGATCATTATTCTTGCTAAAGGCCGTTTAGTGAACTTGGGCTGTGCCACTGGACACCCTAGTTTCGTTATGTCTGCTTCGTTTACTAACCAGGTGATGGCGCAAATTGAGTTTTTCACTAATGCTGAAGCCTATGAGAATAAGGTTTATATCTTACCTAAGATTCTGGATGAAAAAGTGGCTCACTTACACCTGATGAAAATTGGTGCTAAGTTGACTTTACTGTCTAAAGAACAGGCTGATTATATTAATGTGCCTCAGGAAGGACCTTATAAGGCCGATCACTATCGTTATTAA